One Chaetodon trifascialis isolate fChaTrf1 chromosome 12, fChaTrf1.hap1, whole genome shotgun sequence DNA window includes the following coding sequences:
- the mphosph8 gene encoding M-phase phosphoprotein 8 isoform X1 has protein sequence MAAETDKLEPADSEQDEEEDVYEVERIIDMRVEEGEVLYRVRWKNYCSDDDTWEPEAHLEDCREVLLAFKKSMADAKAKKDAEAKKSVKLLPTKSDVFDADSESDSDKDRPAEAPLKKKKKTKTREEDVESPPKEKKKKKKKKDKRKEEFRPLPAPETDEEEEEETAPTPPSPPKEKKTESKKRLVDSEEEDDEPVPSKKHKKEKGKEGGKHKKDKEEEWKKKKAKKERKIDTSEDEAAAPLEDDLSDGPSESQTDDAASTDTAAKSPEKVRLDDKSKQKKGKWEVKLQGIKDLIHDKKNRKPDSAQKEGSLQKLKSLTSKGKEEAAPLSDSSDSSTLHKKAKSKGQESTTAPPKVPSSTSSSSSSSSVTAASSTKGKEDEVAKEEVLGQKDATGSTNLFEKFLLNCEAKDRAPRRQPVHQPPPEKTSSSSSSSSSKPPKLIGKIEKIPKSNKDSPAQKPESKKTEKTKQSDVPRPGQSYGFNLDSDEREGDESTAKQKPGEEPRERRERPEETQRPGWERKTPTDDRRKRREDSEPRLFMACDDNQDTQDPAEGADKSDKGQATLSLGMDLNLDWMTLDDFRKHLNGEDEILSGPPLSPSELRDAVKSGDYMAVKLALNSKEDYNLDQEACTIDETKSFEGERSLIEERSSSDAFRLTSNLDSARNEEGTPRVEEITPQDLDGPKDGEKMPSCPASTNTEQLTVREHEKIQKCGRDVTESRNTACDSATMQESQGKEDQKQAQEHKMSDDTTGGLPSKMGLNFDYSNPNRNAEGILTRDDDNPKEKGIANKQSSTEEADDSSDEAEDAVTGQSDSTDQVLFDLLAKDIPKTRQRRRRTVESQPTRSSSRTCKKVLETTPSIPDDEKKEPCKKHFCLYCKMAFTQLAKHLERKHAEETDVAHAIHFPKGSKVRQTLLDQIRNKGDYEHNFQVLKSGEGEIVTKKQVKNPSISVRDFLPCQHCFAFYRKTDLWRHERSCKARKGDQKSGERTRRNRVHSASSQLLPMSEFLTGGCEEIIHIMHQDDISRHIRNDPLICKFGNALSVKYDHDKSQFAYIAQKMRELGRFVLAVNELDKSVKYLHEVCLPSRFELAVQGAKKLSGFDPSSSKFKTFSLVSKIGYSLKRAAEIAFGESRMTEDSETESEVKKFIQLLDTKWNECFSRKALALSLKQEVKKVEVDKSTVTEDLIKLHSFITGEEEEARKELKENPSLSTWKKLSEATLADVCLFNRGRVGNIGRMLLQTYTRKQSKGAFVPSADQIRKSTKLELDLGANFTRLELEGQYGRNMLVLLTERMVLSVDLLIENREQAGVSKTNPYLFARTEGPSFIRGLDCFRRSAMECGVKNPEALLSSSLREQIASCWQLMSLNEHELDQVAKLVGRSSQECYRLSKNASELEEVSKQLLKIDRTLPSSLPSTAKDGTVQKPALKRRPWSEKEQAAVKRYLCEFITKMKVPGKKECNACIAAEPDLGGRSWTDVKNYVHNTLQTIRRRNNQQHSEGNVNESPEAGVQTTKKDLEDANIVCSMTTVHADHLRESSNCCMTMAPPTSLRESSTPFPQEMTSSYATLCSTTTDMVHTSQPLISTFTPLNATDTQVVPTFTPHNTTNALIPPAYTSENIIMPMSPPYSQNATSMPPPSVYAPQDTTNSSMIPNFSTLNAPSTSMVPTFTSLNTSSSPMVPPFSTLNDRSRPIISSFTPLNHSSAPAYPTNPPRAPATAQVVPTIHRPSGPDRTLVVQESTPMSSIITPAVKPQKRNKRLWSEEEQAAVRRQLGDFCKLVKVPGKKDCDACLAAEPALNSRTWREVKYFVHNSIQSMKRRGHPVASKQGGRQEPEIHTPSTEWDGPVYLSL, from the exons ATGGCTGCGGAGACTGATAAGTTGGAGCCTGCGGACAGTGAacaagatgaggaagaagatgtaTACGAAGTGGAGAGGATTATTGACATGCGAGTGGAGGAG gGTGAAGTGCTCTACAGAGTCCGTTGGAAGAATTACTGCTCTGATGATGACACGTGGGAGCCTGAGGCCCATTTAGAGGACTGTCGCGAGGTTCTCCTGGCTTTTAAGAAGTCTATGGCTGATGCTAAGGCCAAGAAAGATGCCGAAGCCAAGAAGAGCGTG AAATTGCTGCCTACAAAGAGTGACGTGTTTGATGCTGACTCAGAGAGTGACAGTGACAAAGACCGTCCAGCTGAGGCGCCcctcaagaagaagaaaaagacaaagactcGGGAAGAAGACGTGGAATCACCTccaaaggagaaaaagaaaaagaagaagaagaaagacaaacgGAAGGAGGAGTTCAGACCTCTCCCGGCAccagagacagatgaggaggaagaagaagagacagctccaactccaccctctcctcccaAGGAGAAAAAGACTGAGTCAAAAAAGCGGCTGGTTGActctgaagaggaggacgaTGAGCCCGTTCCctccaaaaaacacaagaaggaaaagggaaaggagggagggaagcaTAAGAAAGAcaaggaagaggagtggaagaaaaagaaagcaaagaaggaaaggaaaattGACACATCTGAAGACGAGGCTGCTGCACCTCTGGAAGACGACTTGAGCGACGGCCCGTCAGAATCCCAAACAGACGATGCTGCGTCAACGGATACTGCAGCAAAGTCCCCTGAAAAGGTACGTTTGGATGACAAATCCAAGCAAAAGAAGGGGAAATGGGAAGTAAAGCTGCAGGGCATTAAGGACCTCATCCATgacaaaaagaacagaaagcCAGACAGCGCCCAGAAAGAAGGCAGCCTCCAAAAACTTAAGAGCCTAACTTCTAAAGGCAAGGAGGAGGCTGCTCCACTCTCGGACTCCAGTGATAGCTCCACACTACATAAGAAAGCCAAGAGCAAAGGGCAGGAGAGCACAACGGCACCACCCAAAGTCCCTTCTTccacatcatcctcatcctcctcatcctctgtcACAGCAGCTAGCAGCACCAAGGGTAAGGAGGATGAGGTGGCTAAAGAGGAGGTATTGGGACAGAAGGACGCCACAGGCTCCACTAACCTTTTTGAGAAGTTCCTGTTAAACTGCGAGGCCAAGGACCGCGCCCCCCGCAGGCAGCCAGTGCATCAGCCTCCCCCCGAAAAGaccagtagcagcagcagcagcagcagcagcaagcccCCAAAG TTAATAGGAAAGATTGAGAAGATCCCCAAGTCAAACAAAGATTCTCCAGCTCAGAAACCAGAGTCcaagaagacagagaagacCAAGCAATCAGATG TCCCCAGGCCTGGCCAGAGTTACGGCTTCAACCTGGACAGtgatgagagggagggagatgaaTCTACAGCAAAGCAGAAGCCTGGAGAGGAACCCCGGGAGCGCAGGGAGAGGCCAGAGGAGACACAGCGGCCAGGCTGGGAGAGGAAAACCCCAACAGatgacaggaggaagaggcgaGAGGACAGTGAGCCCAGACTCTTCATGGCGTGTGATGACAATCAGGACACCCAGGACCCAGCAGAGGGCGCTGACAAATCTG ACAAGGGCCAAGCCACTCTGAGTCTAGGAATGGACCTCAACCTTGACTGGATGACTCTGGACGATTTCCGGAAACATCTGAACGGGGAGGATGAGATCCTGTCAGGTCCACCCTTATCACCCA GTGAGTTGCGGGATGCTGTGAAAAGTGGAGATTACATGGCTGTAAAATTGGCACTTAATTCCAAAGAGGACTACAATCTGGACCAGGAG GCTTGTACTATTGATGAGACGAAGTCATttgaaggagagaggagcttGATTGAAGAGAGAAGTTCGAGTGATGCATTTAGGTTGACTTCTAACCTTGACAGTGCACGAAATGAAGAGGGTACTCCAAGAGTAGAAGAGATTACCCCACAAGATTTGGATGGCCCAAAAGATGGCGAAAAAATGCCAAGCTGCCCTGCCAGTACAAACACTGAGCAACTGACAGTGAGGGAACATGAAAAGATCCAAAAATGTGGGAGAGATGTAACTGAATCCAGAAACACTGCTTGTGATTCAGCTACCATGCAGGAAAGTCAAGGAAAGGAAGACCAGAAGCAAGCACAGGAACACAAGATGTCAGACGACACAACAGGTGGTTTACCAAGTAAAATGGGTTTGAACTTTGATTATTCAAATCCCAACAGAAATGCAGAAGGGATACTGACAAGGGATGATGACAATCCAAAAGAAAAGGGCATAGCTAACAAACAAAGTTCCACTGAGGAAGCAGATGACTCAAGTGATGAGGCAGAGGATGCGGTGACAGGTCAGTCAGATAGTACAGATCAAGTTCTCTTTGATTTGCTTGCAAAGGATATTCCTAAAACACGACAACGGCGCAGAAGAACTGTGGAGAGTCAACCGACACGATCCAGTTCAAGGACCTGTAAGAAAGTGCTTGAAACAACACCTAGCATACCagatgatgaaaagaaagagccaTGCAAAAAGCACTTCTGTTTATATTGCAAAATGGCTTTTACCCAACTTGCAAAGCATTTGGAAAGGAAACatgcagaggaaacagatgTTGCCCATGCAATACACTTTCCCAAAGGTTCCAAAGTCAGACAGACCTTGCTTGACCAAATTCGCAATAAAGGAGATTATGAACATAATTTCCAAGTTCTCAAAAGTGGCGAGGGGGAAATTGTCACGAAGAAGCAGGTAAAAAATCCCAGCATATCTGTTCGTGACTTTCTACCTTGTCAGCACTGCTTTGCTTTTTACCGCAAAACTGATTTATGGAGACATGAGCGGTCATGTAAGGCCAGAAAAGGAGATCAAAAATCTGGTGAAAGGACAAGAAGAAACAGAGTCCACAGTGCCTCCTCCCAGCTACTTCCAATGTCAGAGTTCTTAACTGGAGGCTGTGAGGAAATCATCCACATCATGCATCAAGATGACATCTCCAGACATATCAGAAATGACCCACTTATTTGTAAATTTGGCAATGCATTGTCTGTTAAGTATGATCATGACAAGTCTCAGTTTGCTTATATCGCACAAAAGATGAGGGAACTAGGTAGATTTGTGCTCGCTGTAAATGAACTGGACAAGAGTGTGAAGTACTTGCATGAAGTATGTTTACCATCTAGATTTGAGTTAGCAGTTCAAGGGGCCAAAAAACTTAGTGGTTTTGATCCCAGTTCCAGTAAGTTTAAAACCTTTTCCCTTGTCTCAAAGATTGGCTACTCTTTGAAACGAGCTGCAGAAATAGCTTTTGGGGAAAGTCGCATGACAGAGgacagtgaaactgaaagtgaagtgaaaaagtTCATACAGCTTCTTGATACAAAATGGAATGAGTGTTTTTCTCGCAAAGCTCTTGCATTATCTCTTAAGCAAGAAGTCAAGAAAGTTGAAGTAGACAAATCAACTGTGACAGAAGATTTGATAAAACTCCACAGTTTTATCacaggggaagaagaagaagccaggaaagagctgaaagaaaatcCTAGTTTGTCAACATGGAAAAAGCTCAGCGAGGCCACTCTAGcagatgtttgtctgtttaacAGAGGAAGGGTAGGAAATATTGGTAGAATGCTCTTGCAAACTTACACTCGCAAACAGAGTAAGGGAGCATTTGTGCCCTCTGCAGATCAAATAAGGAAAAGCACAAAATTGGAGTTGGACCTTGGTGCCAATTTCACCAGGCTGGAATTGGAAGGTCAATATGGGAGGAACATGCTGGTTCTGCTAACAGAAAGGATGGTTTTGTCAGTTGACTTGCTCATTGAAAATCGAGAACAAGCAGGTGTGTCAAAAACAAACCCATACCTGTTTGCAAGGACTGAAGGTCCATCATTCATCAGAGGATTAGACTGTTTCCGAAGGTCTGCAATGGAATGTGGAGTTAAAAACCCAGAAGCGCTTCTGTCCTCATCATTAAGAGAGCAAATTGCCAGCTGTTGGCAGCTAATGAGTCTCAATGAACACGAATTGGATCAAGTGGCCAAGCTGGTGGGAAGGAGCAGCCAGGAGTGTTACAGGCTATCAAAAAATGCATCAGAGCTAGAGGAAGTGAGCAAACAACTTCTCAAGATAGATCGAACACTGCCATCAAGTCTACCCAGCACTGCCAAAGATG GAACTGTACAGAAGCCTGCTTTGAAGAGAAGACCTTGGAGTGAGAAGGAGCAGGCTGCAGTGAAGCGTTACTTGTGTGAATTTATCACAAAAATGAAGGTTCCAGGCAAAAAGGAGTGTAATGCTTGCATAGCTGCTGAACCAGATCTTGGTGGAAGATCTTGGACAGATGTCAAAAACTATGTACACAACACACTACAGACAATACGGAGGAGAAATAACCAGCAACACTCTGAAGGGAATGTAAATGAGAGTCCAGAAGCCGGCGTCCAAACCACAAAGAAAGATTTGGAAGATGCAAACATTGTCTGTAGTATGACAACAGTGCATGCAGATCACCTGAGAGAAAGTTCAAATTGTTGTATGACAATGGCACCACCAACCAGCTTAAGAGAGTCATCAACACCATTCCCCCAAGAGATGACTTCAAGTTATGCAACCTTGTGTTCCACTACTACTGATATGGTCCACACGAGCCAGCCATTGATTTCTACTTTCACACCACTGAATGCTACTGACACACAAGTGGTTCCTACATTTACCCCACACAACACTACAAATGCACTAATACCTCCTGCATACACATCAGAGAACATAATTATGCCAATGTCTCCTCCTTATTCACAGAATGCCACAAGTATGCCACCCCCTTCTGTGTATGCACCACAGGACACTACAAATTCATCAATGATCCCTAATTTTAGCACCCTTAATGCTCCAAGTACCTCAATGGTGCCTACGTTCACATCACTGAATACTTCAAGCTCACCAATGGTTCCTCCATTCTCAACACTAAATGACAGAAGTAGGCCTATCATTTCTTCATTCACACCTCTGAACCATTCAAGTGCACCAGCTTACCCCACAAATCCACCTAGGGCCCCTGCAACTGCACAGGTTGTCCCAACAATCCATAGACCCAGTGGTCCTGACAGAACACTAGTGGTACAGGAAAGTACACCCATGTCCTCTATAATCACTCCAGCTGTCAAGCCTCAGAAGAGAAACAAGAGGTTGtggagtgaggaggagcaggccgCGGTGAGGCGGCAGCTCGGAGACTTCTGTAAACTGGTAAAAGTACCAGGCAAAAAGGATTGTGATGCATGTTTAGCTGCTGAACCTGCCTTAAACAGCAGAACATGGAGGGAAGTCAAATATTTTGTACATAACTCAATTCAGTCGATGAAAAGAAGAGGGCATCCAGTCGCTTCCAAACAAGGTGGAAGACAGGAGCCAGAGATTCATACTCCAAGCACGGAGTGGGATGGTCCCGTTTATCTATCCCTGTAA
- the ttf2 gene encoding transcription termination factor 2: protein MEKILCNFHGSVCMLKTGVKDGPNKGRSFYVCVDKEGCDFTQMVSIPPSHCLHHEDSMVELQALTYNQQQQSHRLFFRCATGKKSGKKWCGNVPWTAPEKEKRDLSDSQRQPSLLPPVRNPFKVPGKMDKDSEWRKLQCGGGDEEIRREKDSEASRKAEGSDSCQKENVERVGAGVEGEEEGKQTSSDSDRGRRLPPGMKIKKRVSAEDGNRPNASSTDKRTEKVQDKTTENHTKPGEAEKIISASSVKAVHPEKTNQTSQDPHKDSPRQPTDGDTRLVEQTKPPVKESVSKSSSSRNTPASRDSDNSRDPTSNKLTQSTESSQSKNHQDDDVVLVSVEPATRKTPPAAAVQKTLTTFPGFQPASKVKCQQQDPKGLHSLLTAQLQQKKATLSVVNVAALPDKGERLKTQVKELEEALESLSLTAASQPESQGACSSGDPGSRHANPFSRQGGTILLPALPIPGCSQQQASSSSMGLQPSQRHTQMHGATPQVKATCEAIDHLHKSLESCPDPDAEAPDPKGIKVSLLAHQRRALAWLLWRETQNPCGGILADDMGLGKTLTMISLILAQKIKTKEKDEKKEEKKLVSWISKADSSLIVSKGTLIICPASLVHHWKREIDRHVKATKLTVYLYHGPNRERSAEVLADHDVVVTTYSLVSKEIPVQKEKAEKPTKDAEDVSPHLAPLLRVAWARVVLDEAHNIKNPKVQTSMAVCQLRAGARWAVTGTPIQNNLLDMYSLLKFLRCSPFDEYKLWKAQVDNGSKRGRERLNILTRSLLLRRSKDQLDSTGKPLVSLPNRTCEVHQLRLSKDEQAVYDVLFAQSRSTLQNYLKRHEGHDVNEGTPSSSNPFNKVAQEFGMSQAVSSSQQPQQASSTIHILSLLLRLRQCCCHLSLLRKTLDASELQGDGIILSLEEQLNALSLSFSPSPSAPDPKDTVALNGTRFPSQLFGETNESTKISAIISELEAIRQKSDQKSVIVSQWTSMLHIVAVHLQRIGLRYSVIDGTVNPKRRMDLVEEFNTNPDGPKVMLVSLCAGGVGLNLIGGNHLFLVDMHWNPALEDQACDRIYRVGQTKDVTIHRFECEGTVEEKISRLQVKKKQLAQNVLSGTGSTLSKLSLADLRIIFGV from the exons CATCCCACCTTCCCACTGCCTCCATCATGAGGATTCGATGGTGGAACTCCAAGCTCTCACCTACAATCAACAACAGCAGAGCCATAG GCTGTTCTTCCGGTGTGCTACGGGGAAAAAATCAGGCAAGAAATGGTGTGGAAACGTGCCATGGACTGCA ccagagaaagaaaagagagaccTCTCTGACTCACAGAGACAGCCCTCCTTGCTGCCGCCTGTCCGAAACCCCTTTAAGGTTCCTGGCAAGATGGACAAGGACTCTGAGTGGAGGAAGCTGCAGTGTGGGGGAGGTGATGAGGAAAtaaggagggagaaagacagcGAGGCAAGTCGCAAGGCTGAAGGAAGCGACAGTTGtcagaaagaaaatgtggaGCGCGTAGGTGCTGGAgtggaaggagaagaggaaggaaagcagACTTCATCAGATTCTGACAGAGGTAGACGACTTCCACCAGGGATGAAGATAAAGAAGAGGGTTTCAGCTGAGGATGGAAACCGTCCTAACGCTAGCAGCACGGACAAAAGGACAGAGAAAGTCCAAGACAAGACTACAGAGAATCACACCAAGCcaggagaagcagaaaaaatCATTTCTGCCTCCAGTGTCAAGGCTGTTCATCCTGAGAAAACCAATCAGACCTCACAGGATCCTCACAAGGACTCGCCCCGGCAGCCAACCGATGGCGACACCCGTCTGGTGGAACAGACCAAGCCTCCTGTGAAAGAGAGTGTCTCTAAATCGTCATCCAGCCGTAACACTCCAGCTTCCAGAGACTCTGATAACAGCAGGGACCCCACATCCAACAAACTAACTCAATCCACAGAGTCCAGTCAAAGCAAAAACCACCAAGATGATGATGTAGTGCTGGTGTCGGTGGAACCTGCTACTCGGAAaactcctcctgctgctgctgtccaaaaGACCCTGACCACCTTCCCTGGGTTCCAGCCAGCTTCTAAGGTCAAATGTCAGCAGCAAGATCCCAAAGGGCTGCACAGCCTGCTCACTGCTCAACTCCAACAGAAAAAG GCCACTCTGTCTGTGGTGAATGTAGCAGCTCTGCCAGATAAAGGGGAGAGGTTGAAGACTCAGgtcaaagagctggaggaagctCTGGAGTCTCTGAGCCTCACTGCTGCTTCTCAGCCAG AGTCCCAGGGTGCATGTAGCAGCGGTGATCCGGGTAGCAGGCATGCAAACCCCTTCAGTCGGCAGGGTGGCACCATCCTGCTCCCTGCCCTCCCTATCCCAGGCTGCTCCCAGCAGcaggcctccagcagctctATGGGTCTCCAGCCGAGCCAGCGACACACCCAGATGCATGGAG CAACCCCACAGGTCAAGGCCACCTGCGAGGCCATCGACCATCTCCACAAATCCCTGGAGTCCTGCCCCGACCCTGATGCCGAGGCTCCAGACCCAAAAGGCATCAAG GTGTCTCTCCTGGCCCATCAGAGGAGAGCTTTGGCCTGGCTGCTCTGGAGAGAAACTCAGAATCCCTGTGGAGGAATTCTGG CGGATGACATGGGTCTGGGGAAAACCCTGACCATGATTTCTCTCATACTGGCCCAGAAGATcaagacaaaagagaaagatgagaagaaggaagagaagaagctgGTGAGCTGGATCTCCAAAGCTG ACTCCAGCCTCATAGTTTCTAAAGGCACTCTGATCATCTGTCCCGCCTCCCTGGTCCACCACTGGAAGAGAGAGATTGACAGACATGTGAAGGCGACCAAGCTGACTGTGTACCTGTACCACGGCCCCAACCGCGAGAGAAGTGCTGAAGT GCTGGCAGATCATGATGTGGTGGTGACCACATACAGTTTGGTCTCTAAAGAGATCCCAGTCCAGAAGGAGAAGGCTGAGAAACCCACCAAAGATGCTGAGGATGTG TCCCCACACTTGGCTCCTCTCCTGCGGGTGGCCTGGGCCCGGGTGGTTCTGGACGAAGCCCACAACATCAAAAACCCAAAGGTGCAGACCTCTAtggctgtgtgtcagctgaggGCTGGAGCCCGCTGGGCTGTCACTGGCACACCCATCCAGAACAACCTGCTGGACATGTACTCACTGCTCAA GTTTCTGCGTTGTTCTCCATTTGATGAGTACAAACTGTGGAAAGCTCAAGTGGACAACGGCTctaagagaggcagagagagactcAACATCCTGACGAGGAGTCTCCTGCTCCGACGAAGCAAAGACCAGCTGGACTCCACCGGAAAACCACTG GTGTCTCTTCCTAATCGGACCTGTGAAGTGCATCAACTCAGACTGTCCAAGGATGAACAGGCTGTGTATGATGTGCTCTTTGCCCAATCTAG ATCTACTCTGCAGAATTACTTGAAGAGACATGAAGGACATGATGTGAACGAGGGAACCCCTTCCAGTTCCAATCCCTTTAACAAAG TGGCCCAAGAGTTTGGGATGTCCCAAGCTGTGTCAagttcccagcagcctcagcaggcGTCCAGCACCATCCACatcctgtctctgctgctgcgcCTCCGAcagtgctgctgtcacctgTCACTTCTTAGGAAG ACGTTGGACGCGTCGGAGCTGCAGGGTGATGGGATCATCTTGTCTTTGGAGGAGCAGCTCAATGCACTGTCACTCTCCTTCAGCCCCTCACCATCGGCCCCTGACCCCAAAGACACTGTGGCCCTAAACGGCACCCGCTTCCCCTCACAGCTGTTTGGGGAAACCAATGAGAGCACCAAG ATTTCTGCTATTATCTCTGAGCTGGAAGCAATCAGACAGAAGAGTGATCAGAAAAG TGTGATCGTGTCCCAGTGGACCAGCATGCTGCACATTGTAGCAGTTCACCTGCAGCGGATTGGCCTGAGATACAGTGTTATCGACGGAACTGTCAACCCAAAACGCCGCATGGACCTGGTGGAAGAATTCAACACGAACCCTGATGGACCGAAG GTGATGCTGGTTTCTCTTTGTGCTGGAGGGGTTGGGCTCAATCTCATTGGTGGGAATCACCTCTTCCTCGTGGACATGCActg GAACCCAGCTTTGGAGGATCAGGCATGCGACAGAATCTACAGAGTTGGACAAACTAAAGATGTCACCATCCACAG gtTCGAGTGTGAAGGAACAGTGGAGGAGAAGATCTCCAGACTTCaggtgaagaagaagcagctggcCCAGAATGTGCTGTCAGGAACAGGAAGCACCCTCTCCAAACTCTCCCTGGCTGATCTCAGAATCATTTTTGGTGTCTGA